The DNA sequence GTGTTTCTGAATAAACTGTGAAACATCATCCTGGCAGATCTTGATGGAGTGAAATGTGTTGTTTAGATCGGAACCTGTGTCGCTTTAACCCGTGTCTGAATGGAGGAATCTGCAGTGAGAACCGCGGCGTTCACGAGTGTCTCTGTCCTCCACAGTACAGCGGCCGGAACTGTGAAACAGGTTCACTGCATGCTGCGCTTGTCTTGACTTATTCCAGTATACATTCTGCATAGTTCAAAAATAGTATGCCATGTAATATGCAGAGAGGATGATCATATTTCCTCACAGATGTTACCAGTACCAGATACTGAccagactgtgtttgtgtgtgttcagaggTGTTTGACTGTAAATATAAGAACGGAGGGTGTCTGCACTACTGCAGCATTTCAGAGCAGACGGCGGGTGTCGTATGCAGCTGCGCAGACGGGTACCAGCTTGATGAAGACGGACGGAGCTGCAATCCATCaggtacaaacacacaaacctgTGTAACAAATGATATCAGCTGAAATGCTTACATGATAATGGTATTTTTGGCCTTACCATATAcagttaaaaattatataaatcattgGTGAGTTACATTTTacaggtgaatctcacaaaacatgTCCTGGTCACATTTCACCTGAAAATCAAAGAAATTCATTATTTGGGCATTAAGAAAATATGCAAATAGGTAACTATTTAAGGGACTGCTAACCACACATCTTTCACAATTCACTCGCACTTTTTTGCACTATGCaggttataaaattaaaatatttttgctagACCTTCTCTATTCTGGATCTAATTCTGTTTACGAAATTCTGGTTTTATCAATCCCTTTGTTTGCATTGACTTTTTTTGGCTTGACGCCCTTGAAGCAACATGATTTTCACCTAGTTAGCAACAATTTCTTCTAGTTTACTTGGCattcagaaaataaaaacactttagaTCCACTGAGACTAtttgcattttaacattaatttcaTTGTAATCATATGACATTTAGTATTATCGATATACATTTATAGTTCATTTTTATGTTTCATGATATATGATTACTTTTTATAAATGTAGACAATGTGTATAAATACCTGAACTAATctggatgtttgtgtgtgtgtgtgttagtgcaGTACCCCTGTGGGAAACAGTGGAGTAGTGGGATCATGACTCGCTCGCTGGATGATATAAGCCCCACAGACACTGATTCTGTAAACCACACCCACACCGTGACAGACTCCTCccactcattacatcagaacaGAAGTTCACTGGACAACTCAACTCACCTGCTAAACCAAACCACAGTTCAACAAGCCAAACCTGGTTCACAGGACGAACTCGCGGACACAGAAAGTGACATCACAGGTGAAAATGAGGATACGCGCATTGTTGGAGGTCAGCTGCAGGGTCAGGGTGGGAGTCCGTGGCAGGTGGGCCAAATCTGATCTTTTATATGACCTTTATGCTTTACCTTGAGAGATTTGATCATTTAGGAGACAGTAACACTTTGAATTGAAAACGCTACAGGTTCTTCTTCGTCGTGGGGATGAGCACGGGTTCTGCGGCGGTTCTCTGATCAATCAGCGTTGGGTGGTAACGGCAGCTCACTGTCTCCAGCAAACACCAGACCATGTGACCGTCGGTGAGTCTCGTCTGTCTGTTGTGACCATTCGTGTTTCGTATGAGGCTCATGTTGCATTTTTCGGAAAAACGGTTATTACATGTAAATGCATATTGATGCACTCTGAATACGCTAAACTATATGGGTGATAcaagcattaccagcttcacttattactagccagtttgactttatttctgtcatacgtCTACAGAAGCTCTTAATAAGAagtaacagaggtttagatgttgatgttttattgaaagtgttTAGTTTGtcgccattatggtgatcagtgtttgctttagttgggctctcgACCCTTGATTTCTTACCATTAGCTTTTTTCTGGTTGCTGTAACTGAGtgtttctaaggcacatttgtTATGTAAAGGAAAACTTTGAGAAAATATGATAATCAGGTGTTGATGGTTATGTATTTATGATGACAAATCATCATATAATGACCTGATTAACTGATCTTCTTCAGGGTCTAAAGCTCTGATCATTTGGTTGATGTGTAGTTTCATAGTTCAAATGAAAagcttcatgctgcaatgcatgctgggtgcCATCAGTGTACAAaacttcccagcatgcattgcggcattaataaattatgcatttgaattgcttttatttttgctgctgtttttttgtgactttagttGCTTGTTTTATGTTCATAGTTGATCTGTATTGTTTTTGATTGTCactgttgttgagattcatacactgattcttgatgtctttgtgtgtctaagggtacatttacacaacaacgatgtgctaaaaatgggggaaaaatgTTCTTTGTACAACTTTGAAAGACTATACGCCTGCACACATTTTTTACAGAACACTTGCGCCAAACGCgcatgcctatccaccttattttttacagtttattgcacttatagggccagatttactaacagcttgcgccagcgcaaTCCCTCTTTTgccgttaaaaaactactgtcgggatttactaaagaaaattagcgctgaaaaggcgtggactgagttgtttttgcctgaccttattgcatatgcatttgtaggagtttccctttcagatgcaaaatttatgggagaagagtatttaaatgaatcacgcaacgtgatttactaatctttgtgctcgtcaatttactggtatttgcacccatatttaacgcccaaaaaaagcatgtcttaacccattttgtgACATGGCTGCATGGCACAGAGAGTGCGTGGcagaagggagaaaatattttccactcatattaatttctttggaatgccagaggaagacgttatcTGAACATATCATTTGCAAAGCCATGTTAgccgctatatatatatatatatatatatatatatatatacaggccAACATGGTTTGGCAAACGATATTAGGCCTATATATGTGTACGtgtttgtcagattacatgtaacaagttgcgcctgtgtcgacccgcacctgatgagagcatcagctctgcttatttgcgacccaacgctaattttgcgctgctcttgttagattgcgttggttattatgtaaatgatttgactgcgtctGTATTCTTTAATTTGTACGTCAGCAGTAGATCTCGCCATCACAAATGTGacactaatcaccataatggtgacttcaaactattattttcaaaaaacatcaacatctaaacctcagTTACTTAtcaataagagcttctgtagacATATAACAGAAACAAAGTCaaactggttagtaataagtgaagctggtaatgccgtttcatcctctgctgagatcttaagagatttaatgtcttcttttatcttagGTTGATTTCAGCTAAGGCTGTAGCTgtagttgtagttcttgtgtttctgatcatctcttctcttttattctgttctttttgttcctctttccttcagtgattctgcttgttgacagcaggtgttcatcactatgCACAATCTTCACTTGATTAATAACttatctcattaactccaaCACTGgattttaaaggaatagctcagccaaaaatgaaaattatcccttgatttacttttatgatggatggatgcacttttttgggcttcaaaatctaaggtaccattcactcccattataaagcttggaagagccttgatatttttaatataactcagattgtgttcgtctgaaagaagatagtcatatacacctaggatgtaTTGAAGGTGAGAAAATCATgggacagttttcatttttgggtgaactaaccctttaatgtgtggCTCTTGATAGGTCTGGTCATCtctgatgttaacaaatgaaacctttaTTCTACCCTTTTCTTTATACCAAATGATTTTGTGCTGAACCCAGACATGAATTTGtgatattcacacacacacaggagacTATGATAAGATGCGTCTGGACAAAGGTGAGCAGAAGATCAAAGTGGAGAAGGTCGTCCTTCACCCGCATTTCCACGAATACACCTTCGACAGTGACATCGCTCTGCTCTACCTGTCCGATCCTGTGACTCTGAGTCCGTTCGCCTCACCCGCCTGCCTGCCCGACGCCAACCTGGCCGAACGGCTGCTGAAGCCCGGAGAGCAGGGCCTGGTGACGGGATGGGGTGCCACGCGCTTCCTGCAGCGTTCATCGCGCTTCCTGAGGAAGGTGATGCTTCCGGTAGTGGATCAGATGAGCTGCATCAACTCCACGGAGCAGGTGATCACGGATAACATGTTCTGCGCAGGATATCTGATGGCAGAGATGGATGCGTGTACGGGTGACAGCGGCGGCCCCTTCATAGTCAACTACCGGGGCACGTGGTTCCTGGCCGGGGTTGTCAGCTGGGGCGAGAGATGTGCTGCCGAGGGCAAATACGGAGTTTATACAAGACTGGGAAACTATTTATCCTGGATACGTGAGGAGATGATGAAAGAGGAATCCAGACCCAACCAGAGCAGAGCGACTGCTGAAGTACAGTGAACATCTGAAGATTggctaacactttacagtagGCCAAGGTCCCATTATGCATTTGAGCTATACATTTATTGcagtttttattaatctttagttaataaaaatacagttacactgtaaaaaagaaaaagatttttcaaagttgtaaataaagattgttggagtacgttttacaagaaaatattatttcagtctttctcctTTAATTCAATCAATGTGCAATCAATAAAGTTACATTatggttttaaaatataaactataaaatattgTCATGTTTGCCTTGTACTATTAACACAATGTGAATGCAAAGCAaataaaggaaagaaaaagcCCAGGGAATACATAAGTAAAACTTAGAACATGGAAACTCTTTATTATGAAAGATACATCAGAACCAAACGCCATCATGTTCCCAGTTCAGTTCTCTGGGCTCTGAATACACTGCAAACGCGCAGCTACGCAGACTCACGCATAGCTACAGTACAGATACGCGGCTTCGTGGAGATCTGATTCTGCAGAGCTACTGTAGAACCAAACGGCCAACACTGGCAAcattttacaggaaaaaaacagaaacagaaaagctTGAGGAGCGTGTGGAGGGTCAGAGGGGCATGCGGTTCCCCTCCACGCTGATCTTCACTGCGTGTCCCGTCTTCGTTAGCCGTTTGATATCTGCGAAGCGCCGCATCTGTTTATCTACTCGTGACATGCCCTTCTTCATCGGACCCTAGAGGACAGACGAGCGAGAGAAGAGTCAAAAACGTACAAAAATACTGCATTTAAAAGTATGATGTGGAAAACTGGAAAGTGCAAGCAAATACAAGcccatttaaaatatcttaatattttttaaaatgaaaaaataaataggaaATTACTACAAGTGAAAACACGCCAGTtaaaaattaatggaaaaaagaataaataggAAACTATTACaagcaaaaacacaattttttttaaattaataaaaaaaagaataataaataggGAAGTATTACAAGTGAAAACAAGCCAATTAAAATAtcctaatattttttaaataaaaaaaaacaggaaattattacaagcaaaaacaagacaattaaaaatataaaaaaggaaaCTATTACAAGCAGTAAAAGTAAAACAGGAAACTGCTAAAAGCAGTCgcttaacttttaaaaatactaaaagcAAAATCAAGTCGATTaataatgtgcattaaaaacaaGGTAAAACTCTACAACAAccacaaacaattaaaaacaaaaaagaaactaCTGTAAGGAAAAATGTCaattaaaaaccttttttaaaaaatgacttaaAGCAAAATCAAATGAActaaaaaattcaaatgaaaaactCTACTATGATATGTTCTTGTGAGAGCTGATAATGTACTGAATGTAACAGCTGTAATCATTctaaacagtgaaaacatgctgaagaacAAGCTTAGAGCTGAGGTTTAGTGGGCTGGTCATGTGACTTTCACACAAACTCAAAGTTGATCTGCTCTCGTAGCAGTTACTTTGTCCCTTGTTTGTGGTGGTAAACATTCAAAACCACGGCTGGTGGGATTTGTTTCAGCAACTAAACATAAAGGACCTGTTTGAGGACTGCTTCAACTCTTGCTCATGGAGTTGACATGTTAGTTCTCTCTACTCCACCACACTGTATCCAGTGCAGCATGCAGCACCATGCAGCCACTTACTGCCCCCTCAGGCAGGACATGGAACTACAGGGGCATACGGTTTCCCTCAATGCTGATTCTCACAGCACCCTGCGGGCGGCGCTGCTTCCTCTCCTCCGCAAAACGCCGCTTGTGCTTCTCCAGCAGGCTGATGCCTTTCCTAAAGCTCCTCTACCAATCACATAACAGTAAAAAACCTCCTCCGCCAATCAGATTACAGGGGGGTATACTTGAATTGAAAAACTctacatataatattttttagtcAGATAAAGAAACATCTCTTATTCTGCTTCACACTTCCTGTGCAAACTCCTCCCACTTTTTATTTGAGCAAGAGACACTTGTCAATCATTCCTCTACACTTAAGCCCCACCCACACAATGCCCCGCCCACTCACCCGGTTTGAGTCCCCATCCACGTTCCATTTGGGCCGAACCACGTAGTCCTTATTGGACGGCATGGGCACACGTGCCCTCGCACAGAATCCTGGGTCACCCGGCCGTAACGCcctgagagagcgagagagagagaaaccgagagagaaagatgttagtttatattcattaaaacaattacaaaaattttcaaataaatttttatataaatgtattaattttaaattatatcatcatcaacataaaatattaaattataatttattaattatataatacattttaaaaataaaatacatttcaacaCAATAAATTATTGAagtattgtcattttaattaattagcaTTAATGAATatggaataataataaataaattatataatacggtttaaaaatataaaaaataatttcaatataataaaatataatcttttCATTAATTggcattaataaaaatattaaatgaatgaattatacaaatgataatttaatatttttaaattatagtaatataataaatacatttataataaattataattaattaaatataattaaataaaataaaattaactaaaatataaaaaattataatacaatattaaataataaatattaaattataatgaaatacaCAAATTATagaatacatttaataattaatacattttcctataataaaatgatcaaatgaaataataaattataataatttaataattattaattaaattaaaacaaactgggatatagtttaaaaaaaaaaaaaactacgcAAAAAATTAAGTGGAGATTTTCACTAAagataaatgaaaattttgcataaaaggaaaaaaattttTAGGaccaataaaaatgcaaaaaagtaGCATTTTCATaagattaattatttaatattataagatttatataataaataatatattatgtaatattatataaaacattaaaactggCTTGATTATCTTTATACAaatgtctgttttcatttgattacagGTTTCGGAGTGTAAAATATGGGCAGGTTCATGACAGATGATGTGTGATTCTCTAATAAACTTCTCTGAACTACTATAAAAACCAAAATACAGAGAAATAACAGAGCTGCAGACACGTACTTCTCCTCTCCCGTCAGCACTTTCTCCAGATCTCTGCGAGGAGTCTGTCCTCCGGAACTGTGGGAGGAGAAACACACAGACTGAGACGGAGCAAACCAGTCATGTGACGCGCTCAGACAAACATGCGCTTATTGTTCAGCCTTTGCTTTAGTGTGTTAGGGTTCGTCACAGACGGCACAGTTTCATCACATTCGCCTGAATTCAAAAACcgcagtaaacacacacacacacacacacacacacacacacacacgacaacATCAGCACAATGAAATGCAGAGACTCGCATGCCTTCAGTGTTTAAAGAGCTCAAGATGAGAGGGAATGAAAATGGGGTGACAGAGAGTGCTAGTTATTGTTAATATTggattcaaaaccatcatggcgaACAGTGCGCATGTGCCTCAGCTAAAGGAAATAATCCATCAGGCTTTAACATctgccaaattttcttatcgggccgataatgataacattaaaaatgattgcTTATCATCCGATACTGATATGGTGGCcaatatatcatgcatcccacacacacacacacacacacacacagtgaaccTGTGCGCAGGGGAAAAGACGTCCGGCTCCTCCGGCCTCTCAGATGTCTGAGGCTCACTTACACACCACAGGAAGAGGAAGGAGGGACAGAATGACAGTGAGGAGTGACAGATGAACGACAGATGAGGAGAACGTCACTGATGAGGTGTGTGTGTTACCTGAGGCGCCGGCGCGGGGCGATCTGCTGGTCCAGGTCTCTCTGCTGTCGCTCTTCTCTCGTCATTCCCTTGTAGTTGGACGTTAAGCCGAAGATGGGCCGCGACCACtcatctgcacacacacacacacacacacacacacacacacagattattGCAggaacacacactcaaacacacatagATACGCTCTAGTCAAAGAAAGCTCGTACTGATGAGTTTGAGCGCGAGGTCTTTGTTCGGCCGGGACTCTTTAGGGTGTTTGTAGAGGTACATGACGGCTCGGCCGATTCCACTGAGCTTCAGTGTTTCCTGACTCACACTGGGCAACTGTCAACAAACACATGTGTTTCATTACAACCTTCAGCACACTTTCTTATTGAACATTTTCAATATTAACAGGACAAAGAtgggaaaaaagtaaaaaaataaaactatggctctatattatatatatatatatatatacacacacaccccagttctttctggttctcgaatctgattgacTGACAGCCATGCAATATTCTaatgataacagcactcctaccttttcaccgtttgtatcactctgtAACTGAAGCGACTATCATGGCAGaccatattttttacaaatactacacttgttgtaccacgaactgtagttttaagagtttttttaggTGTGAATGTAGTTGTtaagacctgaaatatgtgactcattgTTAATCATAGTACctattttacagtttgtttaAACGTTTTCGAAGATTTGCGAGCTCAGCGGCTGTTCAGTGCTCATGTACCCGCCGAGAGcagcttcatctcagccagtcCTTCgggtatttatataaataatatgccgtATTTAGTATTGAGAAAGTGTCCGTCAATAGTATCAGtggaagttacattattacaccgttatatggcagcaaagactctctatgagtgagtcagaacgaggaagttgttttagcgctatgggaaatccccttaacttttaaaaggacaaagacatcgctttcctcagcggacattcaaactgattttttttataatggat is a window from the Ctenopharyngodon idella isolate HZGC_01 chromosome 15, HZGC01, whole genome shotgun sequence genome containing:
- the LOC127495179 gene encoding coagulation factor X isoform X1 yields the protein MSESMSWIILLLVHLTSALQSPVFLDRRDAVRLLRTRRANVFLEEMKPGNLERECYEELCSLEEAAEIFQSKEKTMEFWYKYQNRNLCRFNPCLNGGICSENRGVHECLCPPQYSGRNCETEVFDCKYKNGGCLHYCSISEQTAGVVCSCADGYQLDEDGRSCNPSVQYPCGKQWSSGIMTRSLDDISPTDTDSVNHTHTVTDSSHSLHQNRSSLDNSTHLLNQTTVQQAKPGSQDELADTESDITGENEDTRIVGGQLQGQGGSPWQVLLRRGDEHGFCGGSLINQRWVVTAAHCLQQTPDHVTVGDYDKMRLDKGEQKIKVEKVVLHPHFHEYTFDSDIALLYLSDPVTLSPFASPACLPDANLAERLLKPGEQGLVTGWGATRFLQRSSRFLRKVMLPVVDQMSCINSTEQVITDNMFCAGYLMAEMDACTGDSGGPFIVNYRGTWFLAGVVSWGERCAAEGKYGVYTRLGNYLSWIREEMMKEESRPNQSRATAEVQ
- the LOC127495179 gene encoding coagulation factor IX isoform X2, with protein sequence MKPGNLERECYEELCSLEEAAEIFQSKEKTMEFWYKYQNRNLCRFNPCLNGGICSENRGVHECLCPPQYSGRNCETEVFDCKYKNGGCLHYCSISEQTAGVVCSCADGYQLDEDGRSCNPSVQYPCGKQWSSGIMTRSLDDISPTDTDSVNHTHTVTDSSHSLHQNRSSLDNSTHLLNQTTVQQAKPGSQDELADTESDITGENEDTRIVGGQLQGQGGSPWQVLLRRGDEHGFCGGSLINQRWVVTAAHCLQQTPDHVTVGDYDKMRLDKGEQKIKVEKVVLHPHFHEYTFDSDIALLYLSDPVTLSPFASPACLPDANLAERLLKPGEQGLVTGWGATRFLQRSSRFLRKVMLPVVDQMSCINSTEQVITDNMFCAGYLMAEMDACTGDSGGPFIVNYRGTWFLAGVVSWGERCAAEGKYGVYTRLGNYLSWIREEMMKEESRPNQSRATAEVQ